The following coding sequences are from one Paenibacillus stellifer window:
- a CDS encoding ABC transporter ATP-binding protein has protein sequence MDAIELNNLHVSLQNKHVLHGIDLIVEKGEFMTFLGPSGCGKTTLLRTIAGLHQPERGVITIGGRTVAEGASGLHVEPAKRGLSLVFQSYALWPHMTVFDNVAFGLQVRRMPKANIAESVGAALEKMRIPELAGRYPGELSGGQQQRVSIARAIVTRPEILLLDEPLSNLDAKLRVEMRTELKRIHQELNTTIIYVTHDQYEAMSLSTRVAVFFGGQIVQVDKPRDLYKHPRTLQVAEFIGNGGQHLNHLNGRIVIENGRRILKTQIGLFPLEGGGLLHEGEVVLTIKPEEIRLSEQNSQDSVPAVVEAVFPAGAETLVQLRAGEAVLMARVMGESDAEPGDMCYAALRRERLNLYDKRTGSRLENLVPLTHILEDTLHENRLSYSR, from the coding sequence ATGGACGCGATTGAACTTAACAATCTTCACGTAAGCCTGCAAAACAAGCATGTGCTGCATGGCATCGATCTTATCGTCGAAAAAGGGGAGTTCATGACCTTTCTCGGCCCATCGGGCTGCGGAAAGACGACGCTGCTGCGGACCATCGCCGGGCTTCATCAGCCGGAGAGGGGCGTGATCACCATAGGCGGCAGGACGGTGGCGGAGGGCGCTTCCGGACTTCATGTCGAGCCCGCCAAGCGGGGGCTCAGTCTGGTGTTTCAGAGCTATGCGCTGTGGCCGCATATGACCGTCTTTGACAATGTGGCGTTCGGCTTGCAGGTGCGGAGAATGCCGAAGGCGAATATTGCGGAGAGCGTCGGAGCAGCCCTGGAGAAAATGCGGATTCCGGAGCTTGCGGGCCGGTATCCAGGCGAATTGTCGGGCGGGCAGCAGCAGCGGGTGTCGATCGCCCGGGCCATTGTCACCCGTCCCGAAATTCTGCTGCTCGATGAGCCCTTGTCCAATCTGGATGCGAAGCTCCGCGTTGAAATGCGGACCGAGCTGAAGCGCATCCATCAGGAGCTGAACACGACCATTATTTATGTGACCCATGACCAGTATGAGGCCATGTCGCTGTCGACTCGGGTAGCCGTCTTCTTCGGCGGGCAAATCGTCCAGGTTGATAAGCCCCGTGATCTGTACAAGCATCCGCGCACCTTGCAGGTGGCGGAGTTCATCGGCAATGGCGGCCAGCATTTGAATCACCTGAACGGGCGTATTGTCATTGAGAATGGCCGGCGTATACTGAAGACACAGATCGGCCTGTTTCCGCTGGAAGGCGGGGGACTATTGCATGAAGGCGAAGTGGTCCTGACGATTAAGCCGGAGGAAATCCGGCTGAGCGAACAGAACTCGCAGGATAGCGTGCCGGCGGTAGTCGAGGCAGTATTTCCTGCCGGAGCGGAGACGCTGGTGCAGCTTAGAGCAGGCGAAGCGGTATTAATGGCCCGGGTGATGGGCGAATCGGATGCAGAACCCGGTGATATGTGCTATGCCGCGCTGCGCAGAGAGAGACTTAATCTGTATGACAAACGGACAGGTAGCCGGCTTGAGAACCTTGTTCCGCTAACCCACATATTGGAGGATACACTTCATGAAAATCGACTTTCATATTCACGTTAA
- a CDS encoding PHP-associated domain-containing protein: MKIDFHIHVKLSKKTEFDLTHFNSMLDEARAHGLDAITLTEHFNTHRFGEVYGTLDQLFPCNNHYYDRDGFKIFTGIEVDVAEGGHILVSGPKDKLLEIRELLEEHTTEGSFIRLERLFELCEPRGMMVIGGHPFRESNPLYQVDRELLSRFDAFDLNGKDLHEIGIEENTSKVLGLGAKLNIPVVAGSDAHQMFQVGCVYNEFEGDFETVAELKDAIRSGAYKRVVSPSLNLQVRAANLVKQLLKKKTEVV; this comes from the coding sequence ATGAAAATCGACTTTCATATTCACGTTAAATTATCCAAAAAGACGGAATTCGACTTGACGCACTTCAACAGCATGCTGGATGAGGCGCGGGCACACGGGCTTGACGCCATAACGCTGACCGAGCATTTCAACACCCACCGCTTCGGGGAGGTATACGGAACGCTGGACCAGCTGTTTCCGTGCAATAACCACTACTATGACCGGGACGGGTTCAAAATCTTCACAGGAATCGAGGTCGATGTGGCTGAAGGCGGCCATATTCTGGTTAGCGGCCCGAAGGATAAGCTTCTGGAAATCCGTGAACTGTTGGAGGAGCACACCACTGAAGGGTCCTTCATCCGGCTGGAACGTTTGTTTGAGCTATGTGAGCCCCGGGGCATGATGGTCATAGGGGGACATCCCTTCCGCGAGTCCAATCCGCTCTATCAGGTTGACCGGGAGCTGCTTAGCCGTTTCGACGCCTTCGATTTGAACGGCAAAGATCTGCATGAAATCGGCATCGAGGAGAACACTTCGAAAGTACTGGGCCTTGGCGCCAAGCTGAACATTCCCGTTGTGGCGGGAAGCGACGCGCATCAAATGTTCCAGGTAGGCTGCGTGTACAACGAATTTGAAGGAGATTTCGAGACGGTTGCAGAACTTAAAGACGCTATCCGGTCCGGTGCTTACAAACGTGTTGTGTCCCCGAGCCTTAATCTTCAGGTGCGCGCGGCAAATTTGGTCAAGCAGCTGTTGAAGAAGAAGACGGAAGTGGTGTAA
- a CDS encoding MurR/RpiR family transcriptional regulator: MNTLFDGRKFSRGHQRIADYITKHIEDIPLMVEDDLAQACQVSTSTVSRFWGEIGSRNLKDFKQKVREEQLSSSARKLHSAFDKLGEGQGARASVLGTADYLRQTADHLEERDFEEAVEVLSSADTLHLYGPGSAECLAALMDFRLTRFGVGVRRISRGGHELFESLLQIGEKDVIVIFGFVSESPEIAVLLDFAKEHGCRTLLITDLAVSGMLEKADHVLYTARGQLWEFHSMVAPIAMIETLIVAVGKRREQQAYANGDELNRLRQHYRKWLPKQI, encoded by the coding sequence ATGAACACTCTTTTTGATGGACGAAAGTTCTCGCGCGGTCACCAGCGGATCGCCGATTATATAACGAAGCATATCGAGGATATTCCGCTCATGGTCGAGGATGATCTGGCACAGGCGTGCCAGGTCAGCACCTCTACCGTATCGCGGTTCTGGGGTGAGATCGGCTCACGGAATTTGAAGGATTTCAAGCAAAAGGTCAGGGAGGAGCAGTTGTCATCGTCCGCCCGCAAGCTGCATTCCGCCTTCGACAAGCTTGGCGAAGGGCAAGGAGCCAGAGCAAGCGTCCTCGGAACGGCGGACTATTTGCGGCAGACGGCGGATCATCTGGAGGAGAGGGATTTTGAAGAGGCGGTGGAGGTTCTTAGCTCCGCAGACACCCTTCATCTGTACGGTCCGGGCTCTGCGGAATGCCTGGCCGCCCTGATGGACTTCCGGCTTACCCGGTTCGGCGTCGGCGTTCGCCGGATCAGCCGCGGCGGGCATGAGCTGTTTGAGAGCCTGCTGCAGATCGGGGAGAAGGATGTCATTGTCATTTTCGGATTCGTATCCGAATCCCCGGAAATCGCCGTATTGCTTGATTTTGCAAAAGAGCACGGCTGCAGAACTCTCCTGATAACCGATCTGGCGGTCAGCGGCATGCTGGAGAAGGCGGATCATGTGCTGTACACCGCACGCGGCCAGCTGTGGGAATTTCATTCGATGGTGGCGCCGATTGCCATGATCGAAACGCTGATTGTGGCGGTCGGCAAACGCCGGGAGCAGCAGGCCTACGCCAACGGGGATGAGCTGAACAGGCTGCGCCAGCATTACCGGAAGTGGCTACCCAAGCAGATATAA
- a CDS encoding serine/threonine-protein kinase, translating into MDKLLNSIHEELLEELILESVDPEEPIKVREVPESWRLLGSGNYAAVLYHPEYEDYAVKIYAPGRPGIREEAEVYTRLGSHPAFSELLHDGGSFLVLRRLRGITFYDCIKRGVPIAEQAVRDIDEALRDAKARGLHPHDVHAKNVMQLDGRGLVVDISDFLKREDCMMWEDFKKAYYRLYRPLASRHAVPVPDAVLQAVRRGYRLWRKSQGRSR; encoded by the coding sequence ATGGATAAACTGCTGAACAGCATACATGAGGAGCTGCTGGAAGAGCTGATCCTGGAGAGCGTCGATCCGGAAGAGCCGATTAAGGTCCGGGAGGTGCCGGAGTCATGGCGGCTGCTCGGCTCGGGCAACTATGCCGCGGTGCTCTATCATCCGGAATACGAAGATTATGCGGTCAAAATCTACGCCCCCGGCAGGCCGGGAATCCGGGAAGAGGCGGAAGTCTATACCAGGCTTGGAAGCCATCCGGCCTTCTCCGAGCTGCTGCATGACGGGGGGAGCTTCCTCGTCCTCAGACGTCTTCGGGGCATTACGTTCTACGACTGCATCAAGCGGGGGGTGCCGATCGCCGAGCAGGCGGTCCGGGATATCGACGAAGCACTGCGCGATGCCAAGGCCAGGGGACTTCATCCCCATGATGTACATGCCAAGAATGTGATGCAGCTGGACGGGCGCGGGCTGGTCGTGGACATTTCGGATTTTCTGAAGCGGGAAGACTGCATGATGTGGGAGGATTTCAAAAAAGCCTATTACCGGCTGTACCGGCCGCTGGCTTCGCGCCATGCGGTTCCGGTTCCCGACGCCGTGCTCCAGGCAGTCCGCAGGGGATACCGTCTGTGGCGCAAGAGCCAGGGTCGCAGCCGATGA
- a CDS encoding 1-phosphofructokinase family hexose kinase yields the protein MIITLTVNPSVDSSTSIGKVVPDHKLRCREASYKPGGGGVNVSRAIHRLGGEALALYTSGGLHGELLHEMLQEEGVGHEAIPISGRTRENLIVLEESTGQQFRFDMPGPQFSDADIRSCLESLLRLPQKPDYLVLSGSLPPGCPADFYAKVITAVKDWNCRVIVDTSGEALKPVADAGVFLLKPNARELEELTGMTLASDEDAKAAANKLIDEGKSETVVVSLGPKGALLISREGTEHITAPEVPVASVVGAGDSLVAGIVYRLSQGGSLKDAVTFGVASGAAAVMNPERELCKREDTERLYKAMTGGQKG from the coding sequence ATGATAATCACATTAACCGTTAACCCAAGTGTCGATTCCAGCACCAGCATCGGAAAAGTAGTTCCCGACCATAAGCTGCGGTGCCGGGAAGCTTCGTACAAGCCGGGAGGCGGGGGCGTCAATGTATCCCGCGCCATTCACCGGCTGGGCGGCGAGGCGCTCGCCCTGTACACGTCGGGCGGGCTTCATGGCGAGCTGCTGCATGAAATGCTGCAGGAAGAAGGCGTGGGCCATGAAGCCATCCCGATTTCCGGCCGGACGCGGGAGAACCTGATCGTCCTGGAGGAATCGACCGGGCAGCAGTTCCGGTTCGACATGCCGGGTCCGCAGTTCAGCGATGCCGATATCCGCAGCTGTCTGGAATCGCTGCTGCGGCTTCCGCAGAAGCCGGATTATCTGGTGCTGAGCGGCAGCCTGCCCCCTGGATGTCCTGCGGACTTCTACGCCAAAGTAATCACCGCCGTGAAGGACTGGAACTGCCGCGTCATCGTCGATACCTCGGGTGAAGCCCTGAAGCCGGTAGCAGATGCGGGCGTCTTCCTGCTGAAGCCGAACGCCCGCGAGCTTGAGGAACTGACAGGGATGACACTTGCGAGCGACGAAGATGCGAAGGCCGCGGCCAATAAGCTGATTGATGAAGGCAAGTCCGAGACGGTTGTCGTGTCGCTGGGGCCGAAGGGCGCCCTGCTGATCTCCAGGGAGGGAACGGAGCATATCACCGCTCCGGAAGTCCCTGTGGCGAGTGTCGTCGGCGCAGGCGACAGCCTGGTGGCGGGCATCGTATACCGTCTGTCGCAGGGCGGTTCCCTGAAGGATGCCGTCACCTTCGGCGTCGCATCCGGAGCAGCCGCCGTCATGAACCCCGAGCGTGAGCTGTGCAAGCGTGAGGATACCGAGCGGCTGTACAAGGCCATGACCGGAGGGCAGAAGGGATAA
- a CDS encoding carbohydrate ABC transporter permease: MSEFDNHLNLPARTGKSAAESGRRSQTLRGLKIRENLLAYIFLSPSLLLFGVFLFYPLLRSVYLSMHSTDPAGRIHSFIGLDNFRALMSSGDFLSGIRVTALFALYTVPASILLALLLAALAHHLPRGRRLFQFSFSLPMVLSVGSSAVIWKFLFHPTLGMLNYGLELAGLPPISWLTDPGWALLSVSLMTIWMNLGFNFIILSGGLGGIPEEMYESAKIDGAGPISTFGRITVPLLSPTLFFVLIVSVISAFQSFAQIHILTQGGPMNSTDVFVYSIYREAFVNFRFGTGSAQSLLLFAVIMLLTLIQFKWVERKVHYQ; encoded by the coding sequence TTGAGCGAATTCGATAATCACTTGAATCTGCCGGCCCGAACAGGGAAAAGCGCAGCGGAGTCCGGAAGGCGGTCTCAGACGCTTCGGGGATTGAAGATCAGGGAGAATCTGCTGGCCTACATTTTTTTATCGCCTTCTCTGCTTCTGTTCGGCGTGTTCCTGTTCTATCCGCTTCTTCGCTCGGTCTATCTCAGTATGCACAGCACCGATCCGGCCGGACGTATTCATTCCTTCATCGGACTTGATAATTTTCGCGCCCTGATGTCATCGGGTGATTTCCTCTCCGGTATCCGGGTAACGGCGCTGTTCGCCCTGTACACGGTTCCGGCAAGCATTCTGCTCGCGCTCCTGCTTGCGGCCCTTGCCCATCATCTCCCGCGCGGAAGAAGACTGTTCCAGTTCTCATTCTCGCTGCCCATGGTGCTGTCCGTCGGGTCTTCCGCCGTTATCTGGAAGTTCCTGTTTCACCCGACGCTCGGGATGCTGAATTACGGGCTGGAGCTGGCGGGACTGCCGCCCATCTCCTGGCTGACGGACCCGGGCTGGGCGCTGCTCTCCGTATCGCTCATGACAATCTGGATGAATCTCGGTTTCAACTTCATCATTCTCTCCGGCGGGCTAGGAGGAATTCCGGAGGAGATGTATGAGAGCGCGAAGATCGACGGAGCGGGTCCAATCTCGACCTTCGGCAGAATTACTGTTCCGCTGCTGTCCCCGACCCTGTTCTTTGTGCTGATCGTCTCGGTCATCAGCGCCTTTCAGTCCTTCGCCCAGATTCATATTCTGACCCAGGGCGGGCCGATGAACTCGACCGATGTGTTCGTCTACTCCATCTACCGGGAAGCATTTGTTAATTTCCGCTTCGGCACAGGCAGCGCCCAGTCGCTTCTGCTGTTCGCCGTGATCATGCTCCTGACCTTGATTCAATTTAAATGGGTGGAGAGAAAGGTGCATTATCAATGA
- a CDS encoding carbohydrate ABC transporter permease: MRRFHARTATVYLILAVAALLVLYPVVYSLFMSVMKPEEASAYPPSIVPHSFNPANFTEVFGIVPIAVFIGNTFLVSGIVMLGQLLTASLAAYAFAILNFKGKSLVFSLFVATMMVPWEATMIPNYLIVRSLNWLDSYQGLIIPFLATAFGTFMLRQFFLQLPKELLEAAKMDGCGHLRYFAGHVLPLARPALGTLAVYSFLNMYNSYLWPLLITNSENMRTVQIGISMLEFQESTSWNLVFAGITLAILPSLFLLAFGLKQLVRGMAAGALKG; encoded by the coding sequence ATGAGAAGATTCCATGCGAGAACGGCCACCGTCTATCTGATCCTTGCCGTCGCCGCTCTTCTTGTGCTGTATCCGGTTGTGTACAGCCTGTTCATGTCGGTCATGAAGCCGGAAGAGGCGAGCGCCTATCCGCCTTCCATTGTGCCCCATTCATTCAACCCGGCCAATTTCACGGAAGTGTTCGGCATCGTGCCGATCGCGGTCTTTATCGGAAATACATTTCTCGTCTCGGGTATCGTCATGCTGGGCCAGCTTCTTACGGCGAGCCTGGCGGCATACGCTTTTGCCATATTGAATTTCAAGGGTAAAAGTCTGGTGTTCAGCCTGTTCGTCGCCACGATGATGGTCCCTTGGGAAGCGACGATGATTCCGAACTATCTCATCGTACGGAGCCTGAACTGGCTCGATTCGTACCAGGGCTTAATCATTCCCTTTCTGGCAACGGCGTTTGGGACATTCATGCTGCGGCAGTTCTTTCTTCAACTGCCTAAGGAGCTGCTGGAAGCGGCCAAAATGGACGGCTGCGGCCATCTCCGGTATTTTGCAGGCCATGTCCTGCCGCTCGCCAGACCCGCTCTTGGCACGCTTGCGGTCTATTCCTTTCTGAATATGTACAACTCCTATTTATGGCCGCTGCTCATTACGAACAGCGAGAACATGCGCACCGTGCAAATCGGAATTTCGATGCTGGAGTTTCAGGAATCGACCTCCTGGAATCTGGTATTCGCCGGCATTACACTCGCCATTCTGCCTTCGCTGTTCCTGCTTGCTTTCGGCTTGAAGCAGCTCGTTCGGGGCATGGCGGCTGGCGCGCTCAAGGGCTAG
- a CDS encoding ABC transporter substrate-binding protein, producing MVLPLALSMAALAGCGNNSNASNAAANSASANNETTASASPASSAAAAPVKITWWHSMSGTNEKAIKQLVSDFNASHPDVQVEAIFQGKYDESLNKLKASLGSDSGPDLIQVYEIGSKFMIDSKMITPVQQFVDQDNFDLSALEPNIIRYYTIDGKLNAMPFNTSNPILYYNKDAFKAAGLDPEKPPKTFEEFETAAKALEKNGKPGAAIAIYGWFMEQLFANQNAEYVNNGNGRDAAATESLLASDAGVKTLEWWKKMVDEGAVANLGRDTDDTDSAFAAGQVAMTLNSTASLRNMVEAVGGKFEVGTGFLPKPADAKEGGVVVGGASLYIMNNKPDDHQKAAWEFIKYVASPEAQANWSVNTGYFPITKAAYDQQVLKDNMAKYPQFQTAVDQLHASTASNATSGAVMGVFPEARQIVEGAIEEALNGKKQPKQALQDAATQITDKIKQYNDSVK from the coding sequence ATGGTGCTTCCGCTGGCCTTGAGTATGGCGGCTTTGGCAGGATGCGGCAATAACTCGAACGCCAGTAACGCGGCAGCGAATTCAGCGTCTGCTAACAACGAAACAACGGCTTCGGCAAGTCCTGCCAGCTCTGCTGCGGCTGCCCCGGTCAAGATTACGTGGTGGCATTCCATGTCGGGAACGAACGAGAAGGCGATCAAGCAGCTCGTATCCGATTTTAACGCCTCTCATCCCGATGTTCAGGTCGAAGCGATTTTTCAAGGCAAGTATGACGAAAGTCTGAACAAGCTTAAGGCTTCGCTCGGATCTGACAGCGGGCCCGATCTGATCCAGGTCTACGAAATCGGCAGCAAATTCATGATCGATTCCAAAATGATCACTCCCGTGCAGCAGTTCGTCGACCAGGACAATTTCGACCTGTCGGCGCTTGAGCCGAATATTATCCGCTATTACACAATCGACGGCAAGCTGAACGCCATGCCGTTCAATACATCGAACCCGATTCTGTATTACAACAAGGATGCCTTCAAGGCCGCGGGTCTGGACCCGGAGAAGCCGCCGAAGACATTCGAGGAATTTGAGACCGCGGCCAAGGCGCTTGAGAAGAACGGCAAGCCGGGAGCGGCAATCGCGATTTACGGCTGGTTCATGGAGCAGCTGTTCGCGAACCAGAATGCCGAATATGTCAACAACGGCAACGGCCGTGATGCGGCAGCCACCGAGTCGCTGCTTGCATCGGACGCCGGTGTGAAGACGCTGGAATGGTGGAAAAAGATGGTCGACGAAGGAGCCGTCGCCAATCTCGGCCGCGATACGGACGACACGGACAGCGCTTTTGCCGCCGGACAGGTCGCTATGACGCTGAACTCCACCGCATCGCTTCGCAACATGGTCGAAGCAGTGGGCGGCAAGTTCGAAGTAGGTACCGGCTTCCTGCCGAAGCCTGCTGACGCCAAGGAAGGCGGCGTCGTAGTCGGCGGCGCCAGCCTGTACATTATGAACAACAAGCCGGATGATCACCAGAAGGCTGCGTGGGAGTTCATCAAATACGTCGCTTCTCCGGAAGCACAGGCCAACTGGAGTGTGAACACCGGCTACTTCCCGATCACCAAGGCGGCCTATGACCAGCAGGTGCTGAAGGATAACATGGCGAAATACCCGCAGTTCCAGACGGCGGTCGATCAGCTTCACGCTTCCACGGCTTCGAACGCAACGTCCGGCGCCGTAATGGGCGTATTCCCGGAAGCCCGCCAGATCGTGGAAGGCGCGATTGAAGAAGCGCTGAATGGCAAGAAGCAGCCGAAGCAGGCTCTGCAGGACGCTGCGACCCAAATTACGGATAAAATCAAGCAGTACAACGATTCCGTCAAATAA